Part of the Cloacibacterium caeni genome is shown below.
GATGATTGATTATATTCCTACGGTTACTGCATTAGGTCATACTTCTATTTATACAGGTTCTGTTCCATCGATTCATGGAATTGCTGGAAACGACTGGACTGATAAAGAAACAGGTAAAAATGTTTACTGTACCACAGATGAAACAGTAAATGCTGTAGGAACAGAAGCTAAAAAAATAGGTCAGCATTCTCCTAGAAATCTTTGGAGTACTACCATTACAGACCAGTTAGGAATTGCAACCAATTTTCGTTCAAAAGTAGTTGGCGTTTCATTAAAAGACAGAGCTTCTATTTTACCAGCAGGTCATAATCCTACTGCGGCTTTTTGGTTTGATGAAACCACGGGGAATTTCATCACTTCTGATTATTATTTGAAAGAATTACCACAGTGGTTGAATGAATTTAACAAAGAAGAAAACGGTAAAAAATTAGTTTCAAAAGGTTGGAAAACATTACTTCCTATCTCAGAATATTTTGAAAGTACAGAGGATAATGTAGCTTGGGAAAGCCTTTTAGGAAGTGCTAAAACGCCTACTTTTCCTTATGAAAATTTAGCAAAAGATTATGATGCTAAAAAAGGAGTGATTAGAACAACGCCTTTTGGAAATTCTTTAACCCTAAAAATGGCAGAAGCTTCTATCAATGGTTACGGAATGGGTGAAGACCAGATTACAGATTTCTTAACGATTAATATTGCTTCTACAGATTATGTAGGTCATGCTTTTGGTCCAAATTCTATAGAAATAGAAGACACTTATTTAAGATTAGATCAAGATTTAGAAGCGTTTTTCCAGCAGTTAGACAAAAAAGTAGGAAAAGGAAACTATTTGGTATTCTTATCTGCAGATCATGGTGCTGCACATTCAGAAGGTTATATGCAAGCCAATAAAATGGCAACAGGTTTCTTTGGCGAAGGTTTAGAAAAAACACTTAATGATGAACTTGAAAAAAAATATGCAGGAAGTAAATTGATTTTAGGAATTGATAATTACCAAGTTTATCTTAATCAAAATGTTATCAAGGAAAAAGGATTAGAAGCAGATGAGGTAAAGAAAACGATTCTTGGTTTGCTGAATAAAGATAAAAGAGTATTGTACGCAGTAGATTTAGAAGAAGTAGCAGAAGCAGCAATTCCTGAACCGATAAAAACGAGAATTATTAATGGTTACAACTGGCAAAGAAGTGGTGATATTCAAATCATTACGCATGACAGCATGTTGCCAACTTATGCTAAAAAAGGAACTACTCACAGCGTTTGGAATTCTTATGACGCTCACATTCCATTAATTTTTATGGGTTGGAAAGTTAAAAACGGACAGAGTGCAAAACCATATCACATGACTGATATTGCACCAACTCTAGCTCAAATGCTGAAAGTTGAAAATCCAAGTGGAAACATAGGAAATCCTATTACAGAAGTTTTAGAATAATAATAGATTTTTATCTATTAGGATATTATAAAATCGGGAAATTTTCCCGATTTTTTTGTTTTAAAATATGAAAAACCTACGGCGCGAGCAAAGCTCGCGCCGTAGGTTTTTAGACAATAATATTAAAGTTAAAAATATTTTTATTTTTTCACAGGCGGAT
Proteins encoded:
- the pafA gene encoding alkaline phosphatase PafA, producing MLRKISTLALVTLALLSVDAQKNKNTQYNDGVERPKLVVGIVVDQMRWDFLYKYQAKYGNGGFKRLLNEGYSFNNVMIDYIPTVTALGHTSIYTGSVPSIHGIAGNDWTDKETGKNVYCTTDETVNAVGTEAKKIGQHSPRNLWSTTITDQLGIATNFRSKVVGVSLKDRASILPAGHNPTAAFWFDETTGNFITSDYYLKELPQWLNEFNKEENGKKLVSKGWKTLLPISEYFESTEDNVAWESLLGSAKTPTFPYENLAKDYDAKKGVIRTTPFGNSLTLKMAEASINGYGMGEDQITDFLTINIASTDYVGHAFGPNSIEIEDTYLRLDQDLEAFFQQLDKKVGKGNYLVFLSADHGAAHSEGYMQANKMATGFFGEGLEKTLNDELEKKYAGSKLILGIDNYQVYLNQNVIKEKGLEADEVKKTILGLLNKDKRVLYAVDLEEVAEAAIPEPIKTRIINGYNWQRSGDIQIITHDSMLPTYAKKGTTHSVWNSYDAHIPLIFMGWKVKNGQSAKPYHMTDIAPTLAQMLKVENPSGNIGNPITEVLE